From the genome of Sporomusa sphaeroides DSM 2875:
GTCATTGACAATAAGTGGTATACCATATTTGTCGGTAATACTTTTTATCCTGGAGGTCACTTGAAAAAATTCTAGGGTTGACAGATTTTTCTCCCGCACCTGCACTACCGTAGCTCCCCCCTGCAGTGCCTGCTCCACGGTTGCCACAAGGTCCTTGCCGCCAAGACAATCCCTGTCGGTTACTAAATATAAGGAATAATCCACATTATTGTTATGCATTTGAAATTCTGCCACCTTTCGTGATTAATTCCGGTGTCATCGCCCACACCGCGTCAAACAATCGCATCCGGAAGGTTCCAACCCCTTCGCCGGCCTGCAGGGATTGCTGCGCAATCTCCCCGGCCATTCCCATAGTCATTACTCCCGCGGCAGCTCCGGTAAAGCAATCGCCGGTTGCGCCGCAATAGCAGGCAATTAAAGAGGTCGCCATACAGCCGGTGCCTGTTACCTGAGACAAGATCGCATGACCGTTGTCAATACGGCACACCCGCTCCCCTGCGGCAATAATATCCTGCTTGCCGGTGATGGCAATTACACAGCCAAGTTTCTGCGAAAGCTGCCTGGCCACCGTTTCCCCGCCGGCCTCGTCGGCAACAGAATCAACCCCTTTAATACCGGCATCAAGTCCGGCGATAATTTTGATTTCCGACATATTACCGCGAATGACAGAAGGCCCGACCTCCTGAATAATCTTCTTTGCCGTGGCGGTACGCAGGGCTGTAGCCCCCACCCCCACCGGATCAAAAACAATGGCAATGCCCTTTTCCCTGGCCTTTTTACCGACAGCCATCATGGATTCGATGTTCCGGGAGTTTAAGGTTCCGATATTTAATACCAGAGCAGACGCGAACGAAACCATTTCTGCCACTTCACCGATGTCATCAGCCATAACCGGCGAAGCGCCGATGGCCAAGGTTATGTTGGCACAATCATTTACCGTCACATAGTTGGTAATGTGATGGACTAAAGGCTTTTTTTCCTTCAAGGTTAAGAGGCTATCGGATATTTTTTGCAGGATTTCCATGTTTGCGTATACCCCCATACAATTCTATATAATACTGCTGTAATCACCATGACCGGAATAGTGGCTCCGAAAACAAAGTCCAGCGTAATAAATTGATAATACATTCCTACCCCGAGTGCCCAAACTATCAGCGCGCCCCAATTAACAAGCATCTCATCCTGTACTTTGCGATTTTTAATAATAAAATACTCTGTCAGCAAAACGGCAAACAGGGGAGCAAAAACAGAGCCGATGGCAATAAGGAAATTCTCATACTGTTCAATATTAACCCAGAGAGCTATGATGGTGCCAATCACTGTCATAACCAGGGCTACCCGTTTTTCATCAAATTTGGGAAAGACATTGCCAAAACTGACCCCTGCGGAATAGGCGTCCAGAAAAGTAGTGGTTACTGTTGCCAGGATAATAATCCCCAGGGCTGATAAACCAAGATTGGCTGCCAGCAGCATGGCCGAGGGTTCCGGGTTTCCGGCAATAATGGCGGCTCCCAGACCAATGATATACATCCAGCAACTACCCACAAAATATCCCAGACCACTTCCCCAGGCCGCACTGGCTTTACTTTTGGCAAAACGGGTATAATCCGCAATCAAAGGCAGCCAGGAAAGCGGCATAATAACACTTAATTCTACAGCCTGGCCGAAAGACATGCCCCCGGCAGGCGGCGCCAATAACGCGGTACTGTCTTTAAATACAACACTGCTTAGCACCACAGTAATACCCAGCAGGAGGAACACAGCTAACATATTGGCTTTCTTGACCCCGCCTTCCCTTCCCAGTATGATCCACAGGAAAACTAAGCCACCAATGCCGATACTCCATAAAGACAGCTGATCCAAGCCCCACAGCAGTTTACTAATCTCATTGGCTGAACGGGCGGCTGCAATAATCATAACTGCCGTCCAACCCAGCAATTGCAAAACATTTAATACCGAAAATAAATAGGAGCCATAGGTACCAAAAGAAATCCGGGTAGATACCAGCGCCGGTATTCGCTCTTGGGTACCAATCCAACCAGCCAGCACCAAAATCCCCGTCCCTGCCACATGCCCAAGCACAATCGCAGCCACCCCGCTTTGAAAACCGAGCGGAGCCAAAAGCCCGCCTGTCAGTATCTCAGCAATGGATATAGCGGCCCCAAACCACAAAAATAAATAATGCTTAAAACCTAATGTATTATCCTCACTCATAATCCAACCCACCTGCCTTTACAAGAATTGCAGAAATAATGGATTCCAATAACAGGTCGCCCACGGAAAAGGAATGCGGTTACTTTAAAAAATTAAAAGCACATCCGTCAGGATGTGCTTGCAAAGTATTGTAACATCCCTACGCTGGCATTACCCAGATCAGGTCAAAGGGTCATAGATTTGATCAGATCTATCTCTCAGCCGGCCTTTCCAGCTCCCCTATAAAACACGCCTATTCTCTTTTTCCATTTTATAGTAACACATCTGTGTACTATTTTCAATAAAAAGTTCAGGAGCTTGGTGGTAGCCGCTTCAAACCGGTTTGCCTTTCAAGCAAGGCTCTGTCTCCATATCCATATAAATGAAGTAGCCGCACCCCGAGGGCTGCGGCTACTGCGGCACATTAATCTGACGCTCCGGCACCAATGGCAATTCCGATCAAAAGAGCTGCAATTTCGCGCAATGCATTGTCATGCCGGTCTTTTTCCTGCCTTTGGCGCTCCCGCCATTCACGCTCGCTTTCATGAGGCCGCTGTTTCATTTCCCGCTCATGACGTTCGTTTTCCTGGCGTTTCCGTTCATCATGTTTGCGTTTCTGCTCGTCATGCTTACGCTTTTGTTCATTGTCATGGTCGTGGCGGTTATC
Proteins encoded in this window:
- the thiM gene encoding hydroxyethylthiazole kinase — translated: MEILQKISDSLLTLKEKKPLVHHITNYVTVNDCANITLAIGASPVMADDIGEVAEMVSFASALVLNIGTLNSRNIESMMAVGKKAREKGIAIVFDPVGVGATALRTATAKKIIQEVGPSVIRGNMSEIKIIAGLDAGIKGVDSVADEAGGETVARQLSQKLGCVIAITGKQDIIAAGERVCRIDNGHAILSQVTGTGCMATSLIACYCGATGDCFTGAAAGVMTMGMAGEIAQQSLQAGEGVGTFRMRLFDAVWAMTPELITKGGRISNA
- the cytX gene encoding putative hydroxymethylpyrimidine transporter CytX, with amino-acid sequence MSEDNTLGFKHYLFLWFGAAISIAEILTGGLLAPLGFQSGVAAIVLGHVAGTGILVLAGWIGTQERIPALVSTRISFGTYGSYLFSVLNVLQLLGWTAVMIIAAARSANEISKLLWGLDQLSLWSIGIGGLVFLWIILGREGGVKKANMLAVFLLLGITVVLSSVVFKDSTALLAPPAGGMSFGQAVELSVIMPLSWLPLIADYTRFAKSKASAAWGSGLGYFVGSCWMYIIGLGAAIIAGNPEPSAMLLAANLGLSALGIIILATVTTTFLDAYSAGVSFGNVFPKFDEKRVALVMTVIGTIIALWVNIEQYENFLIAIGSVFAPLFAVLLTEYFIIKNRKVQDEMLVNWGALIVWALGVGMYYQFITLDFVFGATIPVMVITAVLYRIVWGYTQTWKSCKKYPIAS